From the genome of Alteromonas stellipolaris:
GGCTCGGGTCTGAGTTCAGTTTTGTACAGCCAGCCCTCCTCCGTAGTCAGTTTTGGCGGAGGTTTTTCCAACCACTTACATGCATTAGGTTATTTGTGTAATCAGCTGAATATTCCTTTTCACGCTATTATTCGCGGCGATTACACAAAACACCCCAGCCCAATGATTCAGGATTTAGTGCAATGGGGCACCCAAATTCATTACGTGAATAAAGTAACCTACCAGCAAAGGGATGACCCTGCCTATTTAACCAGCCTACGCATACAGTTTCCTGATGCGTTGATTATTCCCGAAGGCGGTAGCCAAGTGGCGGCGCTAAAAGGCGTTCAAGAAGTTGTTAACGAAATAGATATCCCTTTCGACCATATTATTGCCCCTGTTGCTAGTGGCGCGACCTTGGCAGGGTTAACGTCTGCCCTGTCCCCCCACCAACACGCTATTGGTATCGGAGTGTTAAAGGGAGAGGGATATTTAGAAGGGCTGGTCGAACAGTTTCTAGCGCCGGAGCTTGCTCTTAATTTTACTCAGGCATCTGCTTTGGCCTCTGACAAAACAAACCAATTCAGCATTAGTCATGATTTTCATTGCGGTGGATACGGAAAAATTCCCCCGTACCTGCAAACATTCTGTGAAAACTTCAATCAAACAATGCCGTTCGAAATTGAAGGGGTTTACTCTGGAAAGGTGTTTTGGGCACTTAAGAACTTGTTAGCAACGTTGGCTTCTACGAATACGTCGACCAATGCATGTGAAAAAAAACCACTCGAAAAAGCAATTGAAAAAGGACAGACACTTATCATTGTTCACACTGGCGGTATTCAGGGTGCCAGAAAAAATAAAAACCCTTGATCTTATAGACCCACACATTCGTTTAACCTAATATCAAGGCTGTGGAGAGTATTTATTTAAAAGCTCAGCCTGGTTGTATCTAGCTTCGCGTTACTCATAGCTACCGCTCAAACGCAATAATCGTTAGGAGATGCACCATGATAAAAGGAACAAGTAGCTTACCACCACCTTTAAACATACTGGTTTCTAGGGCACTTAAATTATGCGAGATGGTACTTTCTACCAGTTCCGTATTCTACCCCTTCGCGGCTATCTATGAAGATGGAAAAGTTGGCTGTTTATTTAGCGAAGAAACCCATTACCGCATCGACGAAAGTCAGCTCATTGAGTGCTTACAGTGGCGAATTATCGACACTACCACAGACTCTGACAGTTACAGCATTCTCGTTTATGCCGCGACGGTTGAAACGCAAAAGCATACACGTTTAGACGCTATCGCCATCAGCGCAGCTTGCCCAAATGATGAGGAACAGCTATTACTCTATCCTTATTATCGAGTGGGTGACAAAATTGTGGTTTCCCCTCCCATCAATACAATGCCAGAATAGGCGTTATCGCGTATAAATTATGCTTATTCGTTTTCCTTGTGTTTACGATGACTATTTTTTGTCGAACCTATGCTGTCTTTGCTTGCCAATTTGGTATCGTCTGCTAGCATTCAGCCCAAAATTCATTAGCTTATTTAGGGATTAATTATTATGTCTCGCGTTTTAATAATTGGTGCTGGTGGCGTTGCCTCAGTAACCGTAAAAAAGTGTGCACGTTTACCACAGCACTTTGACGAAATCTTTCTTGCCAGCCGCACAGTGTCTAAGTGTGAAGCTTTGCAACAAGAAGTAGGTGCAGACCGCGTTAAAGGTGTATTCGCCCTTGATGCTGATAACGCCAAAGAAGTAGAAGCGCTTATTAACGATGTTAAGCCTGACCTAGTAATTAACCTCGCGTTGCCTTATCAAGACTTGCCTATTATGGACGCGTGTTTAGCGACTAACACCGACTACTTAGACACAGCAAACTACGAGCCAAAAGACGAAGCGAAATTCGAATACTCTTGGCAGTGGGCTTACCAGCAGAAATTTAAAGACGCTGGCATTATGGCGTTGTTAGGCAGTGGTTTTGATCCAGGTGTAACCAACGTATACACCGCTTACGCGGCTAAACACTATTTCGACGAAATTCACTACTTGGATATTGTTGATTGTAATGGTGGCGACCACGGACAAGCATTTGCGACCAACTTCAATCCTGAAATCAATATTCGTGAAATTACTCAACGTGGTCGTTTCTGGGAAAATGGCGAGTGGAAAGAAACCGATCCACTGAGCGTACGTGAAGATTTAGATTATCAAAACATTGGTGTACGCGCGTCTTACCTCATGTTCCATGAAGAATTGGAATCTTTAGTGAAGCATTTCCCTACCCTTAAACGTGCTCGATTTTGGATGACCTTTGGTGATGAATACCTAACGCACCTTCGCGTATTAGAAGGCGTAGGCATGACCAGTATTGAACCGGTAGAATTCCAAGGCCAAAAAGTAGTGCCGCTAGAGTTCTTAAAGGCAGTACTGCCCAACCCAGGTTCACTGGCTGAAGGCTATACCGGCATGACCTGTATTGGTACTTACATTACGGGCATGAAAGATGGCAAAGAAAAAACCATCTTCATCTATAACAACTGTGAACATGCTAAGTGTAATGATGAAGTGGGTGCACAAGCGGTATCTTACACCACGGGTGTTCCGGCCATGATTGGCGCAGCACTAATGCTAAACGGCACTTGGAAAGAAAACGGTGTTTGGAACATGGAACAATTTGATCCAGATCCATTCATGGACATGCTAAACGAGCACGGCCTACCTTGGCACGTACTTGAATGTGATAGCAGCCCATTCACCAAGTAATATTATACTGTAACTGGAGCAAATAAAGGTTGGCAGACTTAACGCAACGAACAGATATCCCTTCTCCTTGCTACGTGCTGGAAGAGGAAAAACTCATCCGAAACCTTGAGTTGATGAAGCGTGTACAAGATGAGTCAGGCGTTAGAATTATTCTGGCTTTGAAAGGTTTTTCAATGTGGTCGAGCTTCGACATCATTAAACCTTATTTACATGGCGCAACCGCAAGCTCGGTATGGGAAGCCAAATTAGCCGCTGAAATGGGTAAAGAAGTACATGCCTATTCTCCAGCTTATAAAAAGGCGGATATAGAAGAACTGGCGACGCTGGTGAATCACTTGTCGTTTAATAGTCTGTCACAATGGCAAACTCATAAAGATGCGCTTGCAGGCGTATCTTTAGGTTTGCGCATTAATCCAGAACATCAAGAAGCAGATACCCCGCTTTACGATCCCGCAGCGCCTGGTTCGCGATTAGGGCTTCGTGTCAGCGAATTAGAAGGCGTAGATTTATCTGGCATTGACGGCTTCCATTGTCATAACCTGTGTGAGTGCGACTCGTTTGCTACCGAACGTACGCTTAAAGCAATAGAGGCACGCTTTGGCGATTACCTAGCCCAATTGAAATGGCTAAACTTAGGTGGCGGCCACTTGATGACTAGCGAAGGTTACGATGTAGAACATCTAATCAAAACCCTAAGCGATTTTAAACAACGTTACCCGCATTTAGACGTGATTTTGGAGCCAGGCTCTGCAGTTGCATGGCAGACAGGACCGTTGATTGCTGAAGTGGTGGATGTGGTAAACAACGATGGTGATATTGCCATTTTAGATATTTCAGCCACGGCGCACATGCCAGATGTGCTTGAAATGCCTTATCGCCCGACGATTTTAAATGCATCCTTAGCTGGCGAAAAAGCCTACGACTATCGCTTAGGTGGAAACTCCTGCTTAGCGGGCGATGTTATTGATACTTACTCTTTCGATGCACCACTAAAAGCTGGTGACCGATTGCAGTTTGAAGACATGATGCACTACACCATGGTGAAAACGTCGTTCTTCAACGGCGTTGAACACCCTGCTATTGGTATTTTACGTAAAAATGGTGAGTTCGAAATTGTTCGCCAGTTTACTTACGAAGACTTTAAAGGCCGCTTGTCTTAAACAACAAATAGCGACTTTTGCAAAAAATAAATGCCCGCAGCGTTAAACGCTAGCGGGCATTTTTATTCGTGGCGATTGAACAAAGGGGAGTTGATAAAAACTATTCTATAAGATGCCTGTACCATTAAGGTTTTGGCTTTTATCTACTGTACCTTCCGCGATAACCGTATCATCAAGATAAATGGCAAATGGCGTACCTTCTGGGCCTGTTAAATTGTACCGAAAGCCATGCATTTCATCGGCTAAAGCTAATTTCACCTGAGTTTTAGGATGAATTAAATCGTATTCACCGGAATCGCCGGATTTATCAAAAATATCGACGACCCATTTACCCTCTGGCATCTCAATTCTTAAGAGTTGCTGACTCATAACTATCCTCCAACCTTACACTTAACGTTATAAGCAATAGTACAAAATGCACTAAGCCTATTTCGTGTTAACTATATTGTTTAGATAGGTACCCTCAACATATGGGTCTGAGATCAATCAGTTTCTTTTGCTTCCAGCCCAGCTTGGTACAAGGCATTCTTTTTTAAGTCATAGTGATCGGCCACAACGGCTGCCGCTTTTTTCAATGGCATGTGATCACATAACGTGGTTAAAAGAGACATGGCTTCGGCCGATATTTCAGATAAATTCACTTGGGCTGGCGACACCATCACTACAAACTCACCTTTTTGGTGGGCTGCTTCAGCCTCCAAATAATCAATAACATCACTTGGGGTGCCACTCACGTAAGTTTCAAAGGTTTTGCTAAGTTCTTTGGCCACTACAATATGCCTGTCTCCTAGCACGCGGTCGATGTCTTTCACCGTGGCTAAAATTCGACGGGGAGCTTCGTAAAATACGCTTGTGCAAGTGCGTTCTTTTAATTCAGCAAGTTGGTTGTCTTTGGCTTGAGTTTTTACTGGTAGAAAACCTTCAAAAATGAACCGGTCTGTTGGCAGCCCTGAAGCACTTAACGCGGTAATAGCGGCACATGGGCCTGGCAGTGCAGTAACCGGAATACCTTCTTCACGACAGCGCCTAACAAATACGAAACCTGGATCGCTAATTAATGGTGTACCCGCATCACTGATTAACGCTACCGATTCGCCGTCTTTTAAGCGCTGTACCAACATCGCCGTACGTTTATCTTCATTGTGATCATGCAGCGATAAGGTACGGGTTGAAATACTGAAGTGCTGTAACAACCGCGAGCTGTGTCGTGTATCTTCCGCAGCAATCCAATTAACCTGTTTTAATACCTCGATAGCTCTGGCGCTAATATCATCAAGGTTGCCGATAGGTGTAGGAACAATATACAAGGTGGCGAAATTGGTCATATAAACAATAAAAATAACGAATAATAAAGAAAGTGTACCACGCCATTGGGCTAGTTTACGCCGGCAAACGTAGATTTTCATCGTGGTTAGGATAAACTTGCTGCTACTTGCCGTTAAACGAAGTGAAAGGAAACAGACTGTGGGTCACATTGGACATTTTACAAAGCGCATTACCTTTGCAATGGCGACAGCCACCAGCGTGCTGTATTTAGCGGGCTGCGGAAGCACACCTGAACCCACCTCGGCACCTAAAATTATCAACACTGAACCAGTAGCAGCGCCAGTAGAGCAGCACATTACGCCTGAACACAAGCTGGTAGAAGCCAAAAAAGTATGGCTTCAAACCCGAGATAAAGTGAAACGAGATACCTTACTGCTAGATGCAGTGAGCCTTTATCTCGCGCAAGGCGATACCATTTTAGCGCAGCAAATCTTGTTTGAAATGAAACAAGACGGTGTAGCTACCTCGCTACAAGATAGCTACGCCATACATGTTGCGATGGCGTATCAAAACGACCCATCTTCGTCACCAGCACAACTTACAGCAATGTTAGAAGACGTTAACACTAGCCCTGCCCTTATTGCCAAACTGGCAGCCCTTCAAGCAGACCTTTATGCCAAACAAGGGTTGTGGGCTAAAGCGGCAAATAGCGTTTTGTCTACCGAGCTAGAAGATGAGAAAAAAGTGGCGCAGGTGTGGACATTTCTGAATCAAATACCAGCCGATGAACTCAAGCAAAGTGAAAACCAATACCCTAAGTTGCAGCCTTTCTTTGCCCTTCGTCAATTAACCATTGAAAGTGCACGAAACCCACAACAGTTGAACCAGTCAATTGCGCAGTACCAGCAGGTTTATGCAGGCCATATGTTGGCGCAGCATTTACCTAAAGAGGTTGCCTTAGCTCAAGAGCTCACCGCCCCTCAAATTCGCGAACTCGTCGTGCTACTGCCATTAAGCGGAAGATTGGCGGCTACTGGTGAAGCAGTGAAGGATGGCATTATGGCGGGCTATTACCAACAGCTTCAACGAAGCAGCAACCCAAATAGCTTGCCTGCCATTCGGTTTGTAGATACCACCAATGCCGATACACAAACCATGGTCGCCGCCATTGGCGATGCTAAATTTATAGTGGGTCCGCTACTAAAAGAAACCGTTGAGCAATTAATACCAGCGTTACCCCCTGGCGTGAACATGCTAGCGTTAAACCGCCCAGACGAAATGCCGACAATTTCAGAGAGCTCAGCCTCAGTAAACTCTGCGCCTTCAAACTCAAAGCCTTTAATCCCAGAAGCCGTTAACGCTGAATCTGAAATGCCTTCCAGCGCAGCACCGGCCGTTAATTATTTCGCACTTGCGCCGGAAGATGAAGCGAACCAACTTGCAGAGTTTATCTATAGCAAAGGCTTTAGAGCCCCTATCGTTATTGCGGCACAAAGTAACTTGTACCAGCGTATGAACGATGCCTTTAAATCCCGTTGGAACACCTTGCACGAACAAGAAGCCCAAGCCCGAAAGGCCAATATTACCTCAGTAACGTTCAACGATAGTGAATCGTTACGAGAAGGTATTACCCAAGCTTTAGATGTAGCGCAAAGTAATCAGCGCATTAACCAAATTGAATACATGACGAACGAAGAAGTGTACAACATGCCTCGTAGCAGACGAGACATCGATGCGATTGTCGCGTTCGCGTCGCCGCAAGATACCGAACTTTTGAACCCCATTATTGAAGCTAGCTTAAACCCATACGATGGAAAACAAGTGCCTGTTTATGCGACCTCTCGCTCAATGGATTACAACAGCGGCAAGAACCAATGGCGTGATTTACAAAACGTACGCTTTATCGACATGCCATGGATGATGCCAGATCATAAGTGGCAGCAACTTGCTCAAGAAACGAAGCAAACCTGGCCCGATCGCAGCACGTTGCAAAATAGACTATTCGCCTTTGGTGTAGATGCATACGAATTGCTTCCCCAATTAGGAATGCTAAATACCTTGTCTTACATCACATTTGACGGGTTAACCGGCACTCTTACACTGAACAAAAACAGCGAAGTAGAACGAAACTTACCTCAAGCCGTTATACGTAACGAGCGTGTGCAAATGCTAATGGAGTAAATAACATTGTCCGTATTGCAAGGGAATGCAGCAGAAAACAAGGCCGTTGATTACTTAGAGGAACAAGGGCTTACATTACGTTGTCGTAACTACCGAACTAAACGTGGTGAACTTGATATCGTTATGCAAGATGGTGACACCATTGTTTGCGTAGAAGTGAAGTTTCGCAAACAATCTCAGTATGGTCACGCTGCCGAATTTGTCACAATGAAGAAACTTCAACGAATTCAGGCTGCGTTTGCGTTCTATTTGTTAGATAATAAGCTTAATCCCGCGTCTACCCCATTACGCATAGACGTTATCGCCATTGACGGAAGCGACCTTCAGTGGCTTAAAAATATTGGATAAACCGCGCGTAGCTGTTAGGTATGCTGGTGAATAGGTGTAGGTAGTACTTAGGCTGTAGTAAACCCTCCGCCGCATGGATGCGGCGGCGGAGCTCCCATAGATGGGTTCACAGCGTGTTTACGGAAGCCTAAGT
Proteins encoded in this window:
- a CDS encoding YraN family protein yields the protein MSVLQGNAAENKAVDYLEEQGLTLRCRNYRTKRGELDIVMQDGDTIVCVEVKFRKQSQYGHAAEFVTMKKLQRIQAAFAFYLLDNKLNPASTPLRIDVIAIDGSDLQWLKNIG
- a CDS encoding saccharopine dehydrogenase family protein yields the protein MSRVLIIGAGGVASVTVKKCARLPQHFDEIFLASRTVSKCEALQQEVGADRVKGVFALDADNAKEVEALINDVKPDLVINLALPYQDLPIMDACLATNTDYLDTANYEPKDEAKFEYSWQWAYQQKFKDAGIMALLGSGFDPGVTNVYTAYAAKHYFDEIHYLDIVDCNGGDHGQAFATNFNPEINIREITQRGRFWENGEWKETDPLSVREDLDYQNIGVRASYLMFHEELESLVKHFPTLKRARFWMTFGDEYLTHLRVLEGVGMTSIEPVEFQGQKVVPLEFLKAVLPNPGSLAEGYTGMTCIGTYITGMKDGKEKTIFIYNNCEHAKCNDEVGAQAVSYTTGVPAMIGAALMLNGTWKENGVWNMEQFDPDPFMDMLNEHGLPWHVLECDSSPFTK
- the nspC gene encoding carboxynorspermidine decarboxylase; translation: MADLTQRTDIPSPCYVLEEEKLIRNLELMKRVQDESGVRIILALKGFSMWSSFDIIKPYLHGATASSVWEAKLAAEMGKEVHAYSPAYKKADIEELATLVNHLSFNSLSQWQTHKDALAGVSLGLRINPEHQEADTPLYDPAAPGSRLGLRVSELEGVDLSGIDGFHCHNLCECDSFATERTLKAIEARFGDYLAQLKWLNLGGGHLMTSEGYDVEHLIKTLSDFKQRYPHLDVILEPGSAVAWQTGPLIAEVVDVVNNDGDIAILDISATAHMPDVLEMPYRPTILNASLAGEKAYDYRLGGNSCLAGDVIDTYSFDAPLKAGDRLQFEDMMHYTMVKTSFFNGVEHPAIGILRKNGEFEIVRQFTYEDFKGRLS
- a CDS encoding 1-aminocyclopropane-1-carboxylate deaminase/D-cysteine desulfhydrase, with protein sequence MLNLDNFADTLCLPSPLEPFTPDWEGAEHVSMFVKRDDRIHPVISGNKWRKLKHAFNLTPPYTVDLDTGSGSGLSSVLYSQPSSVVSFGGGFSNHLHALGYLCNQLNIPFHAIIRGDYTKHPSPMIQDLVQWGTQIHYVNKVTYQQRDDPAYLTSLRIQFPDALIIPEGGSQVAALKGVQEVVNEIDIPFDHIIAPVASGATLAGLTSALSPHQHAIGIGVLKGEGYLEGLVEQFLAPELALNFTQASALASDKTNQFSISHDFHCGGYGKIPPYLQTFCENFNQTMPFEIEGVYSGKVFWALKNLLATLASTNTSTNACEKKPLEKAIEKGQTLIIVHTGGIQGARKNKNP
- a CDS encoding penicillin-binding protein activator, which codes for MGHIGHFTKRITFAMATATSVLYLAGCGSTPEPTSAPKIINTEPVAAPVEQHITPEHKLVEAKKVWLQTRDKVKRDTLLLDAVSLYLAQGDTILAQQILFEMKQDGVATSLQDSYAIHVAMAYQNDPSSSPAQLTAMLEDVNTSPALIAKLAALQADLYAKQGLWAKAANSVLSTELEDEKKVAQVWTFLNQIPADELKQSENQYPKLQPFFALRQLTIESARNPQQLNQSIAQYQQVYAGHMLAQHLPKEVALAQELTAPQIRELVVLLPLSGRLAATGEAVKDGIMAGYYQQLQRSSNPNSLPAIRFVDTTNADTQTMVAAIGDAKFIVGPLLKETVEQLIPALPPGVNMLALNRPDEMPTISESSASVNSAPSNSKPLIPEAVNAESEMPSSAAPAVNYFALAPEDEANQLAEFIYSKGFRAPIVIAAQSNLYQRMNDAFKSRWNTLHEQEAQARKANITSVTFNDSESLREGITQALDVAQSNQRINQIEYMTNEEVYNMPRSRRDIDAIVAFASPQDTELLNPIIEASLNPYDGKQVPVYATSRSMDYNSGKNQWRDLQNVRFIDMPWMMPDHKWQQLAQETKQTWPDRSTLQNRLFAFGVDAYELLPQLGMLNTLSYITFDGLTGTLTLNKNSEVERNLPQAVIRNERVQMLME
- the rsmI gene encoding 16S rRNA (cytidine(1402)-2'-O)-methyltransferase — translated: MTNFATLYIVPTPIGNLDDISARAIEVLKQVNWIAAEDTRHSSRLLQHFSISTRTLSLHDHNEDKRTAMLVQRLKDGESVALISDAGTPLISDPGFVFVRRCREEGIPVTALPGPCAAITALSASGLPTDRFIFEGFLPVKTQAKDNQLAELKERTCTSVFYEAPRRILATVKDIDRVLGDRHIVVAKELSKTFETYVSGTPSDVIDYLEAEAAHQKGEFVVMVSPAQVNLSEISAEAMSLLTTLCDHMPLKKAAAVVADHYDLKKNALYQAGLEAKETD